A genomic segment from Rhodospirillum centenum SW encodes:
- a CDS encoding RNA polymerase sigma factor, with amino-acid sequence MTTGETHRAIEAVFRIERARLVAGLARLVRDVGLAEELAQDAFATALAAWEAGGVPENPGAWLMAAAKRRAIDGLRRSRMLDRRHAELARELEEKRDRGVEEVEAAMDDDVGDELLGLIFAACHPVLSPEARIALTLRLIAGLSTQEIARAFLVSEAAVAQRIVRAKRTLGRAGLGFEVPRGREREARLGSVLEVVYLIFNEGYAATAGDDLIRPALCAEARRLGRILAALAPDEPEVSGLLALMEIQSSRLPARAAADGSLVPLPDQDRSRWDRLLIRRGLAALERAVALGGGNRPYTLQAALAACHARARSAAETDWPRIAGLYDALRTVMPSPVVELNRAVAHSMAFGPEAGLALLDGIGDALDGYAPLSAARGDFLLRAGRRAEARVQFERAAALSRNGRERAFLLARAASCDSGA; translated from the coding sequence GTGACGACGGGCGAAACCCATCGCGCCATCGAGGCGGTCTTCCGCATCGAGCGGGCCAGGCTGGTCGCCGGCCTGGCCCGGCTGGTGCGCGACGTGGGCTTGGCCGAGGAACTGGCCCAGGACGCCTTCGCCACGGCGCTCGCCGCGTGGGAGGCGGGGGGCGTGCCGGAGAATCCCGGGGCCTGGCTGATGGCCGCGGCGAAGCGCCGGGCCATCGACGGCCTGCGCCGCAGCCGTATGCTCGACCGCAGGCATGCCGAACTGGCCCGCGAGCTGGAAGAGAAGCGCGACCGCGGCGTCGAGGAGGTTGAGGCGGCCATGGACGATGATGTCGGCGACGAGCTGCTGGGCCTGATCTTCGCCGCCTGTCATCCGGTCCTGTCGCCGGAGGCGCGGATCGCCCTGACCCTGCGTCTGATCGCCGGGCTGAGCACGCAGGAGATCGCCCGCGCCTTCCTGGTGAGCGAGGCCGCCGTCGCCCAGCGCATCGTCCGGGCCAAGCGGACGCTGGGCCGCGCGGGCCTGGGGTTCGAGGTGCCGCGCGGCCGGGAGCGGGAGGCGCGCCTCGGCTCCGTCCTGGAGGTCGTGTACCTGATATTCAACGAAGGCTATGCGGCCACCGCCGGCGATGACCTGATCCGTCCCGCCCTGTGTGCGGAGGCCCGGCGGCTGGGCCGCATCCTGGCCGCCCTGGCCCCGGACGAGCCGGAGGTGTCCGGCCTGCTGGCACTGATGGAGATCCAGTCCTCCCGCCTGCCGGCGCGCGCGGCCGCCGACGGGTCGCTGGTGCCGCTGCCGGACCAGGACCGCAGCCGCTGGGACCGGCTGCTGATCCGGCGCGGCCTTGCCGCCCTGGAGCGGGCGGTGGCCCTGGGCGGCGGCAACCGGCCCTACACGCTACAGGCGGCGCTGGCCGCGTGTCACGCGCGGGCGCGCAGCGCGGCGGAGACGGACTGGCCCCGGATCGCCGGCCTGTACGATGCCCTGCGCACGGTGATGCCGTCGCCGGTGGTCGAGCTGAACCGCGCCGTGGCGCACAGCATGGCCTTCGGCCCGGAGGCCGGCCTTGCGCTCCTGGACGGGATCGGCGACGCGCTGGACGGCTATGCGCCCCTGTCCGCCGCCCGCGGCGATTTCCTGCTGCGCGCCGGGCGACGGGCGGAGGCCAGGGTCCAGTTCGAGCGGGCCGCGGCGCTGAGCCGCAACGGGCGCGAGCGCGCCTTCCTGCTGGCCCGCGCCGCGTCCTGCGACAGCGGGGCGTGA
- a CDS encoding YciI family protein has translation MRVMVLVKATVDSEAGIMPTSELLEAMGRYNEALANAGIMLTGEGLQPSSKGKRVAFDGADRRVIDGPFAETRELVAGYWLWEVKDMAEAIEWAKRCPNPMPGPSEIEIRPIYEMSDFGDVLTPEIAALHERVGAKTAAR, from the coding sequence ATGCGCGTCATGGTCCTGGTCAAGGCGACAGTGGACAGCGAAGCCGGCATCATGCCCACCAGCGAGTTGCTGGAGGCGATGGGCAGGTACAACGAAGCGCTGGCGAATGCCGGCATCATGCTGACGGGCGAAGGGTTGCAGCCCTCGTCCAAGGGTAAGCGCGTCGCCTTCGACGGCGCCGACCGGCGGGTGATCGACGGCCCCTTCGCCGAGACACGGGAGCTGGTCGCCGGCTACTGGCTGTGGGAGGTGAAGGACATGGCCGAGGCGATCGAATGGGCGAAGCGGTGCCCGAACCCGATGCCGGGCCCCAGCGAGATCGAGATCCGGCCCATCTACGAGATGTCCGACTTCGGCGATGTCCTGACGCCGGAGATCGCCGCGCTGCATGAACGGGTGGGGGCGAAGACGGCGGCACGCTGA
- a CDS encoding DUF2254 family protein, translating into MAPQRGRERDPDDTDPALAPRLPAALRDAFVLGAERTQAEDIGFGIRQLVEMCLRALSPGINDVFTAVAVTDSLSAALGHIYARETEPVLLYDGSVRIIRSVSDHTGMTAAAFDQIRQAGQGKPAVLIRLLEALRRASAAAGRPG; encoded by the coding sequence ATGGCGCCGCAGCGCGGCCGGGAAAGGGACCCGGACGACACCGACCCCGCCCTGGCGCCGCGCCTGCCCGCCGCCCTGCGCGACGCCTTCGTCCTGGGGGCCGAAAGGACCCAGGCGGAGGACATCGGGTTCGGCATCCGGCAACTGGTGGAGATGTGCCTGCGCGCTCTCTCGCCGGGGATCAACGACGTGTTCACCGCCGTCGCCGTGACCGACAGCCTGTCCGCAGCACTCGGGCACATCTACGCCCGAGAGACCGAGCCCGTCCTGCTGTACGACGGGAGCGTCCGCATCATCCGCTCGGTCAGCGACCATACGGGAATGACCGCGGCGGCGTTCGATCAGATCCGGCAGGCGGGTCAGGGCAAACCGGCCGTCCTTATCCGGCTCCTGGAAGCCCTGCGGCGGGCGTCGGCAGCCGCGGGCCGCCCGGGATAA
- a CDS encoding DUF421 domain-containing protein — translation MLFDSWSGLGRVLLVGTLAYLALVLLLRVSGKRTLTKMNAFDLVVTVALGSTLATVLLSKSVALAEGILALALLIFLQFAITWAQVRSSGVQALIKAEPTLVLHRGRFLEGALRAQRLTREEVLAAMRGSGVAMPEQAYAVVLETDGSVSVIRSRPETAGEGGTLPGVAVPDGAGRLAG, via the coding sequence ATGCTGTTCGACAGTTGGTCAGGGCTGGGGCGCGTGCTGCTGGTGGGCACCCTGGCCTATCTGGCCCTGGTCCTGCTGCTGCGGGTCTCGGGCAAGCGCACCCTGACGAAGATGAACGCCTTCGACCTGGTGGTGACGGTCGCGCTCGGCTCCACCCTGGCAACGGTGCTGCTGAGCAAGTCCGTCGCCCTGGCCGAGGGCATCCTCGCGCTGGCGCTGCTGATCTTCCTCCAGTTCGCCATCACCTGGGCACAGGTGCGGTCGTCCGGGGTCCAGGCTCTGATCAAGGCCGAGCCGACCCTGGTGCTGCACCGCGGTCGCTTCCTGGAGGGGGCACTGCGGGCCCAACGGCTGACCCGGGAGGAGGTGCTGGCGGCGATGCGGGGAAGCGGCGTGGCGATGCCCGAACAGGCCTATGCCGTGGTGCTGGAGACGGACGGCTCCGTCAGCGTCATCCGCTCACGGCCGGAGACGGCGGGCGAAGGCGGCACCTTGCCCGGCGTGGCGGTGCCGGACGGAGCGGGACGGCTGGCCGGCTGA
- a CDS encoding ABC transporter ATP-binding protein, which yields MFATFLRASLDRGMRAVRIDSLEDQDRAFSWEDAESVRPLERRPFRFIWSLMREKFAGRFALMVAAVVAGQAIEAFEPYALKGLIDGLTAASAGQPVEGIGIVGWFVLLLGIWFFGIGMYRVYQVVDIYTSPSIRALAQKRMFGWLMGHSHTYFQDNFAGKLGQKIKQGANAILGIIEIMMFDMIRTAVLLAVAVVLLWTAAPAFSAFLMAWAVLYIAVSGWLARHCFRLSEQMSEAVSTSSGRIIDAITNADLIRGFARIAFERSFLGHWINAERFRSRRLRWYLVVMRLFQMASIIVLLGVLVWVALDRTLAGTMTVGEFTLVFTLGFQISNTVWHLSDRLLSFFEELGTLSEALDLVSAPHGIVDAPGATPLVVTEGRIEVRDLRFSFPDGTKVFDGLSLTIRPGEKIGLVGRSGAGKSTLVKLIRRQYEPQGGAVLIDGQDIATVTQESLNAAIAEVPQQPGVFHRTIGENIAYGRLGATQAEVEEAARQAHAHEFIARRPTGYDTVVGEQGVKLSGGERQRVAIARALLKDARILVLDEATSALDSESEHLIQGALWTLMQGRTVIAIAHRLSTITGMDRILYVEGGRIVEQGSHADLLALGGRYAALWQRQSGGFLEAAE from the coding sequence ATGTTCGCCACCTTTCTGCGCGCCTCCCTCGACCGGGGCATGCGCGCCGTCCGCATCGACAGCCTGGAGGACCAGGACCGCGCCTTCTCCTGGGAGGATGCGGAGAGCGTGCGTCCGCTGGAGCGGCGGCCGTTCCGCTTCATCTGGTCGCTCATGCGGGAGAAGTTCGCCGGCCGCTTTGCGCTCATGGTGGCGGCCGTGGTGGCCGGACAGGCGATCGAGGCGTTCGAGCCCTATGCCCTGAAGGGCCTGATCGACGGGCTGACCGCGGCCAGCGCGGGCCAGCCGGTGGAGGGCATCGGCATCGTCGGCTGGTTCGTGCTGCTGCTCGGCATCTGGTTCTTCGGCATCGGCATGTACCGCGTCTACCAGGTCGTGGACATCTACACCTCGCCCTCGATCCGGGCGCTGGCGCAGAAGCGCATGTTCGGCTGGCTGATGGGGCACAGCCACACCTACTTCCAGGACAACTTCGCCGGGAAGCTGGGCCAGAAGATCAAGCAGGGCGCCAACGCCATCCTGGGCATCATCGAGATCATGATGTTCGACATGATCCGGACGGCGGTGCTGCTGGCCGTGGCGGTCGTGCTGCTGTGGACCGCGGCCCCGGCGTTCTCGGCCTTCCTGATGGCGTGGGCGGTGCTCTACATCGCCGTCAGCGGCTGGCTGGCGCGGCACTGCTTCCGCCTGTCGGAGCAGATGAGCGAGGCGGTCTCCACCAGTTCCGGCCGGATCATCGACGCGATCACCAACGCCGACCTGATCCGCGGCTTCGCCCGCATCGCCTTCGAGCGCAGCTTCCTGGGCCACTGGATCAACGCCGAGCGGTTCCGCTCGCGGCGGCTGCGCTGGTATCTCGTGGTGATGCGGCTGTTCCAGATGGCCAGCATCATCGTGCTGCTGGGCGTGCTGGTCTGGGTGGCGCTGGACCGGACCCTGGCCGGGACGATGACGGTGGGCGAGTTCACGCTCGTCTTCACCCTGGGCTTCCAGATCTCCAACACGGTCTGGCACCTGTCCGACCGGCTGCTGAGCTTCTTCGAGGAGCTGGGCACGCTCTCGGAGGCGCTGGATCTGGTGTCGGCCCCGCATGGCATCGTGGACGCGCCGGGGGCTACGCCGCTGGTCGTGACGGAGGGGCGGATCGAGGTCCGCGATCTGCGCTTCAGCTTCCCCGACGGGACGAAGGTCTTCGACGGGCTGTCGCTGACCATCCGGCCGGGGGAGAAGATCGGGCTGGTCGGCCGCTCGGGTGCCGGCAAGTCCACGCTCGTCAAGCTGATCCGACGGCAGTACGAGCCGCAGGGCGGGGCGGTGCTGATCGACGGGCAGGACATCGCCACCGTCACGCAGGAAAGCCTGAACGCCGCCATCGCGGAGGTGCCGCAGCAGCCCGGCGTCTTCCACCGCACCATCGGCGAGAACATCGCCTACGGCCGCCTGGGCGCGACCCAGGCGGAGGTGGAAGAGGCCGCCCGGCAGGCGCACGCCCACGAGTTCATCGCCCGGCGGCCCACCGGCTACGACACCGTCGTCGGCGAGCAGGGCGTGAAGCTCTCCGGCGGCGAGCGGCAGCGTGTGGCGATCGCCCGCGCCCTGCTGAAGGACGCGCGCATCCTGGTGCTGGACGAGGCGACCTCGGCGCTCGACAGCGAGTCCGAGCACCTGATCCAGGGGGCGCTGTGGACGCTGATGCAGGGGCGGACCGTCATCGCCATCGCGCACCGGCTCTCGACGATCACGGGGATGGACCGCATCCTCTATGTCGAAGGCGGCCGCATCGTGGAGCAGGGAAGCCATGCCGATCTGCTGGCGCTGGGGGGCCGCTATGCGGCCCTCTGGCAACGGCAGAGCGGCGGGTTCCTGGAGGCTGCGGAGTAA